From Plasmodium malariae genome assembly, chromosome: 8:
aaaaaaattttgtaaaatggACGATGTTTGTGATGCTGCAAAACCTTCTAGGTGGTTAATGTCATATTCATCCGTAAAATGAACGTACCTCGTTTCATCAACCGCATTTTCCACATTTCCTGTTCTATTAGGCGTAACATTTTTTCCTGattcattttcattaacGTTCTTTCCACTTGCATCCCTGTCGCCTGGCTCCTTACCATTGATATCATTGCTGTTATTACTGCCATTGTTATCATTACTAACATTACTAACAATATTAACGTTATTAACgttattaccattattatCGTCCTTATTCGCTTTTCCACGGTCATTGCTCTCGTCTTTACTATTCACTTTATCACTGCTATCTTCATTTATGGCATAATTTCTAGCTTCATTACTGCTACCATTGAGAGCCGCTGCATTTCCACTTCCATTCGTACTCTCGTTCGGATTATTAGAATTGCTAAAAGAATTGTTACGAGAAATTTCAGAGTTAATTCTTTCTCTTAATTCTTCCCTTTTACAGTTATATTCTTGATCATCTGTAGGTAACTCAAAACGACAAGTAGGGCAAGAATTCCTTTCTTTTAACCATGGGATGATACAAGAACAATGAAAAACATGCCGACAACGTTCATTATCTGTTATTCTATGTACTTCATCATTCTCTTTATATTCTTCTCTACATATGGCACAAGATTCTAACTCTTTTGCTCTCTCAGATGTTAATATATctacttttaaatttttgataACTTCTTCAGATGCTGGAGGGGGTCCATTTCTTGATGGATCACTTTCCATTATAACAGTCAATACTTGATCTAAGGAAATATGATCAAACGAATTTGCTAATATGTTGTCTATTATATCTTGGAAATTTTGTCTTATAAGTGAGTTGAAAGGAACATTCGTTATATCTATTGCTCTCGTAATAATTCTGGGGTTTCTTGGGTTGACACTGTTACTGCTAGTGTAGCTGTTGGCGTAACTGTTGGCATAATTACTGGCGTAGCTGTTGGTGAAATTATTGGCATTACTGTTACTATAATTgttattgtaattatttcTATAACTATTAGTGCTACTAGTAGCATTAACATTTGCGTTAACATTCGTGTTAATATGAGAGTTCATATTATTCGTATCATTACTACTTTCGGTGTTAtaattactgttattattattattattattgttataactATAATTTCTTCCTACAAATACCCTATTACCCCCATCACTTCTAACAGTATTATCACTAGCCCCATTTTCATTAATAGGTGTACCGAAATTGGCTGTAAAATGAATGTCTGCATCTGCTGGTCTAAAACTCGTATTAAACATCTGCTGATACATATTTCTAAATAACATCAAGTCGCTAAAAATGTTATCATTTGCACTGGCATTCATATTGGCATTCATATTGGCATTCATATTGGTATTCATATTAGTATTCATATTGGCATTCATATTAGTATTCATATTAGTATTCTGATTTGCATTCATATTAGCACTAGTATTAAAAGCACTACTGTTATTACTTGTAAAGGCacttctattattataattattatttaaattattgttattattaaaatatctaCCCCCTACTGTATTCCTACCTTCCCTATTTGTATTTATCGAATGAAAACTTATTGGATCATCTTCATCTATCTTTTCCACAAAACCAACATTATTACAACTcttacattttatttcaccatcatatataatttcaatGTCACTTGTTCTTTTCACATCTTCACAACTATGACAGAAGTAATCATAATCATCAACTTGATTCATAATCAAACTTTTCTTAATTCgttttacaaatatgtataataattttgacaaaaaaaaaaatatataaataaaatggagaaaaataaaatggagtataatacaattaatgagaaaaattgaaatactCCTTTGAAAATTTAACCAAATTCGTATCTGAACGTTCTTATGTTGAAGAGTATGTAAACATATGCACACCTGAATATGATGGCATTAGCATGCTAGTATTTATAACTTGTactcataaatatatatgcttttttttttgctactatgcatgtgttatatatatatatatatatatatatatatataaatatctcAACTTCAACTTCtcaaaaatgtaaacatatgTTCGATAAATTTAGCTTTATTTtgtcaaattttttttttaatttaaaaaaaaaaaattataaaaacaaaaaaaaggaatctTCCTCACGTGTACGTTattgcatatgtatatatgcgcgtataaatgtatgaatatataaatgtatataagggcgcataaatgttatatatgttagtacatatacgtatatttatatatatatatatatatatatataggtgaTAAAGGCTAACATATCATTCGAgcatagaaaaaaaaacgttaaatactaattatatttttatcgtgggtatattttataacttcatcaatttatgtataaatattgaaatttttaaaaaatttaatttatataacattataatatgtttctatattcatttattcatgtAATCAcattataattcatattaaaatattcacaaaaaaacaaaaaaaaataataaaaaaaaaaaaaaaaaatttaaccgCTTTCatgtttaaaataaaattttttcacgTACATGatttgcttatatatatatatatatatatatatatatatgtatataacatgagtaatatttaaaacctcatcttatttttcaattttttctttttctttttctttttctttttctttttttttttttttttttttttttttttttttttttttttttttttttttttttttttgtgatgTATTATTGAATTTTATGTAgaatgaaattttaaattatttttttacttggTTCAAGTGTATATaaacgttttttttttttttttaaacaattaCACCACTACGACATACATAATTTTGGCGTAcgcatatataaacatatatatatatatatacataatattacataagcatacatatgtttatatttgcCGTTATGTGTTTGCTATTTTTATGTGttattttagtatatttataaatgtacccatatatataatattattttatatacaaatacacgtacatataaatatggaaGTATGTATAACggtatatgcattttttgttcattgTGTTCTATGCTTAACTATTCAAATGATgctgttttattatatatatttcacttcacttatatgaatatattaatacgtACTTTAATTACATTCTTGTGTATATTGTTATACATATGTTGATAAGTACACATCATTCTCAGGTTATTTCGttcatataatacattttttacgCGATTATATTGTATGTTTGAagtgaatttatatatataaataattgatatctatatataagctaatatataggtatatgattaatatatatgcatatgatttatatatatgtatatgattaatatatatgtatatgattaatgtatatgcatatgattaatatatatgcatatgattaatatatatgcatatgattaatatatatgtatatgattaatatatatgtatatgattaatatatatgcatatgattatatatatgtatatgattatatatatgtatatgattaatatatatgcatatgattaatatatatgcatatgattaatatatatgtatatgattaatatatatgtatatgattaatatatatgtatacactgtgaatatttatatttatttatttatatacacactttgattacataaaattgtaaaaaaaaattagaaaaataaaattcctATGATTTCAGTAATCGTAATTTAAaaactacatatataatctacgaacataatgttatattctaaaaaaatttacaattaatAAAAGGTGTCATTACATTTATCaaaacttctttttttaaaaactaaGTTGTAATGCTCCTTTGTAATACTCCTTTGTAATACTCCTTTGTAATACTACTTTGTAATACTCTTTTGTAATACTACTTTGTAATACTCCTTTGTAATACTACTTGTAATACTCCTTTGTAATACTCCTTTGTAATACTTTGTACTTTTGTGTAATACTCCTTTGTAATACTCCTTTGTAATACTCCTTTGTAATACCTTTGTAATACTACTTTGTAATACTACTTTGTAATACTACTTTGTAATACTACTTTGTAATACTACTTTGTAATACTACTTTGTAATACTAATTTTTAGTCCTATTTTATAATACTAAttgtgttaaaaaaatatatatatataaatttatgtatcttgtataagtacatatgtgtatatataatatatatattatattcatgtatatacaaatatatgtacataaacatatttattcttttcgcTTTAACAATCTGTGgctatattaaataaaactgcataaaatttaactttaaaaatatatagaatagtttttcacatttatatatatgtatacatatatatatacacatgtatacatatatatatacacatgtataagttcatttaacaaatttttattctgtgcaatttcaaatatatgcgtatatttgtgcatgtacataaatttgtgcgtatatttttacatatatatatttatatacatatatgtaatataacgGTTATAATATATGGTACAGTTAAAATCTGGTAATAATATCTTCATagatttttcaaaatttttatattatttcttatttattttttttttttttttctaatgaaACGTTCAAAATTACATTTACGcatttttaacaatataaaaacGTCCAacataaattagaaaaaaaaataataacatatacatatatatataaaacaacatatatatagtaaaataaaatagaatttgaaattaattataataaaaaaatatatattatgctaAAAACTGCGAGAGGTTAAGTATCTCtataacaattaaaaaaatatattgttacgTGTGCATAATATAGAATTCAatacctttttaatatatattatatatatataacattgtTGTTACTTGTACTTATTTGTAAACTACTAATATACATGTTTTAAATTAGAGATTACAACATAACTTTTTAACTgtgtatattaaattatgcaTAAATTTTGTGTAAACACGTAATacaaatttttgttttttactttttagcacatacatatatattcaaatattttttatgtacatattacggcataatctatattttttaaaaaggataaatgaTATGTTATgaacatatgtgcatatttatataaatatatatatatatatatatatatatatatatatatatgtatgtatgtgtgagAATATATAAGTCActcttaaatttttcttttttatgaaaaaggGATATAGCATATTCCACGTATCTACGGAATTGTATAAGAACATAAACGAAAATGAAGCTGTCACAGCTTTTTAcgtattaacaaaataaaaggttaataaatttttaaaatgtttaacgTATACGTTTTGCTATATTAGTGTTGCACATAAAATAGAATACAGTAATAGCAGTGGCATGCCTATCATTTCAATATAacgtatttttaaaagattacGATTCTTAAGTCTTtcctattttaatattaaacaaaggaagaaaataaagcaagaaaatgaataaaagagtaaataagtaaataaataaataaaataatagtaacttaatttataatatatagaagCAAGCACGTGTTTGTAAATtcctcaaaaaaaaaaaaaagagtatgaATCCATCAAACTGTAATTACGAATCAGTTGCAGCAGCGGTTCATTCCTTTTAATTATGGTGCATTTATggatattaacatatatatatatatatatatatatatatattttttttttttttggtgttTGTAAGCACGTTTACGCATTTGTATAAGTGCATTTGTTTTTAACTctacaaattaaaaacaataagATTAACTACTTGTACTATTTGCTTTACCAGCATAGGAAATTATGCAGCTTCTAGCATAAAGGTGCAATAAGCACATTTCGTACCTTTTCTGTATATACGCATTAGTGAAGTTTATATACTACTTGCACAGGTACGGAAAgcaagtattatatatatatatatatatatatatgtatatatgtgcatatatatgtatatacgtgcATGCATAaatgtgtttatataaatagagTACACCCATGTTCCTAGTATGTAATGAAATTAATATCAAATTCGTACTTAATTAgccttttaaaaatttcatttttttcctccaGCGTCATAAGGGTAGATAAATGTGCACTGACCAATTGTGTACAAATTTTTACGGAACCCTTAGTATTCAGCtgttataacattttaatattaatacatattagCAAACGAGTAGGCGTACTCGTCGTATGCTAGTTCTTATTAAACCAGTTTTTTCCCCCAATTGTaggtatttttaaaaaactttttccatatatataaatatatatttgtaatttttccGGGAACACGTTCCTATATAATGgggataaaattaataatatactaaTGTCAATACATAAATTGTTTGCTttctacatatatgtacactttTGTCATTACCTGTATACCTGTGTAACTTTTTTGTGCCCCTCACTAATATGCAATTAAAAAACTTTGgggttaaaaaaatagaggaaagaaatgaaatataaaaaaaatataagatacgtgaaaaaaaaaaaaaaatctttaaataataagaaatacgCAAAATGTTAAGTGAAATGCGGTTAACTAAATTTTTGCAAATTAAATTGTGTAATcacaatattaaaattaattatgacTACTCATAAAATTGAAGGGTTGCGTgatgtttaataaaaaaaaaaaaaaaaaaaaaaaaaatacgtgaAGTTCTATTATACATGAAAAGAGTTGCATCcatctatctatatatatctgtCTGTATCTACATGtgtaaacataaatatatatatatatgacacatacaatgtatacatacattcatatacGTGCATGCTCACGTATGCATACGCCAACCTAGTACGTTTATAAAAAACAGCGTTTCACTCTATTTCCATGAAAAACAATGAAATGAGCTTCATTCGTCGAAAAAGCCAATTATTggttaaaattatgtatatatataaattcgcGAGGggtttgaaaaaaaaaaaaatataataataaaatttataaatatacaaatacaagtgcatatatatacatacacctGAATACATGTCAACATATGCGTAAAGGCCGCATCTCCGTAAGTAAACTTGTGTTTTACATATAGATAATAATGTGTACATGTACCAaacacatgcatatatttattcacaCATTTCCTCTATCCATACCAGCACTTACTCCACAACTATGCACCGCTTTCGGTAGAattgcatttatttatacaagCCTTTTTTGAGATGGAccatttatcattattaatgTTATCATCACAATAACTGTCTCTTAAGTCACGTCTGACTGATGATCCTTCTGATACTTTGCTAACCCTTCTTCTgttcatatttcttttataagaTTTTGGTTTTACACTTGAACTTCTGCTTCTATAATGTTCATCATTCTTATTCATtgtatttgaatttttatcaCTTTTATCTTTAATATTTGTTGAATCTGTACTTCTTTCCTTGTCACTTTTATATAACTGTCCATCCTCATCATCACCTCTTGTACTTAATTCTCtatcatttttatctatatttatttttccttctttttcgTTAGTATAATCATCCTtatcttttttcaaaatgtgTTGTTCTTCTCCTCTTTCTTCTCTTCCATTCCTAATAACACTTTCGCTTCTTTCACTTTTGTAGTTTCTTCCATACCTTCCTCCTGCTCCACcccttttatatttatctctttttttcccattttcaATACTTTCCATAGTCCCTTGCTTCTCGTAAAGTTGTTCTTTTTCTATCTGCTCCCTTTCCTCACTTCTTTCTCTTCTTTCACCTCTTTCCCTTCTTTCGCTTCTTTCCCTTCTTTCCCTTCTTTCGCTTCTTTCCCTTCTTTCGCTTTTTTCGCTTCTTTCCCTTCTTTCGCTTCTTTCCCTTCTTTCGCTTCTTTCACCTCTTTCCCTTCTTTCGCTTCTTTCCCTTCTCTCGCTTCTTTCCCTTCTCTCGCTTCTTTCCCTTCTTTCGCTTCTTTCCCTTCTTTCGCTTCTTTCCCTTCTTTCGCTTATTTCCCTTCTTTCACTTTTCTTCCTTCTTTCCCATCTTTCATTACCTACCCTCCTTTCGCTCCTCTCCATTGCTCTATCCTCACCTTCATCCTTTTCATTCGCCTTGCCATCACTCAACTGACTTCTTCCGTCAACGCCTTCTGCGTCCTTACCAATGTTTCTGTTATCATCAtccctttctttttttatatcactATTCCTTTCGTTATCCTGTATGCTCCTTCTCTTTTCATGCATTCCACTGCCACTACCGCCACCACCTCCTCTTCTATAGCTGGCATCTCGTCTGTCGTGATATGTTgtgttttccttttcatcTCTACTAAGTTTATTTCGATCATAATTTCTATACCTGTCATAAAATTTGTCCTTTCTATATTTATCCTTATCACGATTATAAGAATCTCcataaaatttatcattaacataatactttttatgaTCTCccatattattttctttattataataattaaattctCTATCTTTATTTCTATAAAGTATACTGTCTAATGACGAGTCATTATATTTCACAACTTCGACTACATTTCCGTTAaacttttttccatttaaaaCTTCTACAGCTTTTTTAATCgtttcataattataatattctatTATTCCATACCtctctttattattattactatcttGAATAATATTAGCATAATTTACTGACCCAACTTCTCTCCCAAAATCTTTTAGATCTTGCCAGCTAGCTTTTTCATCAACATTTTTAACAACAATTCTTaaagaattttttctttctcttgACTCATTTCTATTATGGGGAGAATAATTGCGTTGATATTTTGAAGAAAAATTTCGATTATCATTTCtgttatgaaaaaaaaaagatccTGGATGATGTGGTTGTACACTTAATTCTtctccaaaaaaaaatttcccaTTTTCTTCTTGAATAGCATTTTGTGCATGTGATGACCTAAAATATTCTATAAATGCAAATCTTCTTTTCCACTGCATGTTCATAATATCTCCATAATGTAAAAACTTTCTTCTTACATCTTCTTCTCTTGCATCTGGTGAAATATTGCCcacaaaaattttacatgGATCAGCTTTCTTATATCCATACTTATTTCTCATATCTTTTTGTCTTTCTCTTCTAATCATACCGATATTCATTctatatgaattattatcataaggAGATCTTTGTCTATCAGCTCCTGGGGAATACCTTCTTATATTCATTCTTTCATTTCTTCctctattattataattattctcATACGGTCCAGAAACGTTATTATGTCCACTATTTCCCCATAACCTGTTACTGTTAtgattattgttattactattattatgattactatgattattattatgattactattattgttattattttcccTTTCATATCTGTACTTATCACTGTATTTTCTATCATTATTTCTGTCATACATCATTATATTCTTATTCCTatcttttgaaaaatttcTTCTTGCAGGAGatctattattataatatctaTCACGCGAAAAATtctgatgatgatgatgataataatctTTTCTACTCTTTGAATAATTTCTAGTTCTGTCCCCATTTGACATTTCATTTCGTTTCCCATGATAATTTTCTACAGATGACTTCTTAtaactactattattataattgttttcatttttataattctctCTACCACCTCCAGTCCCTTTTTCTCGACTTCTTGATCCATATCTTCTGTTCTCCAACGTATAATACGACTCCTTTTCTTTCATATGCATATCCGACTTGTTTGTGAAACTGTTATTATCTTGCTTTTCGTACCTTTCTTCTCTATAATGATATTTATCTAACCCTTCCTCTGTTCTTCTCGAGGTATTATACTTACccatcttttcctttttaacaCAAGTgccaaaaaaggaaaaacaggaaaaatgaaaaaaaaaaaaaaatggaaaaaaaggaaaaaagaaaaaaaaaaaaaaaaattcgcTTATTAAACTGATATATACTGTCGAAACAAACGGAAGGGGGAggatattaaaaagaaatacctATCTTCTGTTAATACGTAATGTATTGCTATATTACGATAAATATGGTAAAATATAGTGCAATGGAATAAAACAAGCAGAAGAGTTCTTAAACTTTTCAAACGTAAATCGATTTAAACttattataatgtaaaaagaaaagaaaaaaaacgtatagataaatacatatatatatatatatatatatatatatatatatgaatagataaacataaatagcttaaaataaatgaaaaaacttaaatagataaatacatatgaataaagttaaatagatatataagtaaaatgaaaaaaatattactcgtataataattttttatatttacattataaagCCCCAAATGAATTTTTGCACTTTTCAGCaatctatataaaaataagaatttttttttttcttaaaaactgAACAGAGGC
This genomic window contains:
- the PmUG01_08020200 gene encoding RNA-binding protein, putative; protein product: MGKYNTSRRTEEGLDKYHYREERYEKQDNNSFTNKSDMHMKEKESYYTLENRRYGSRSREKGTGGGRENYKNENNYNNSSYKKSSVENYHGKRNEMSNGDRTRNYSKSRKDYYHHHHQNFSRDRYYNNRSPARRNFSKDRNKNIMMYDRNNDRKYSDKYRYERENNNNNSNHNNNHSNHNNSNNNNHNSNRLWGNSGHNNVSGPYENNYNNRGRNERMNIRRYSPGADRQRSPYDNNSYRMNIGMIRRERQKDMRNKYGYKKADPCKIFVGNISPDAREEDVRRKFLHYGDIMNMQWKRRFAFIEYFRSSHAQNAIQEENGKFFFGEELSVQPHHPGSFFFHNRNDNRNFSSKYQRNYSPHNRNESRERKNSLRIVVKNVDEKASWQDLKDFGREVGSVNYANIIQDSNNNKERYGIIEYYNYETIKKAVEVLNGKKFNGNVVEVVKYNDSSLDSILYRNKDREFNYYNKENNMGDHKKYYVNDKFYGDSYNRDKDKYRKDKFYDRYRNYDRNKLSRDEKENTTYHDRRDASYRRGGGGGSGSGMHEKRRSIQDNERNSDIKKERDDDNRNIGKDAEGVDGRSQLSDGKANEKDEGEDRAMERSERRVGNERWERRKKSERREISERRERSERRERSERRERSERRERSERRERSERRERGERSERRERSERRERSEKSERRERSERRERRERSERRERGERRERSEEREQIEKEQLYEKQGTMESIENGKKRDKYKRGGAGGRYGRNYKSERSESVIRNGREERGEEQHILKKDKDDYTNEKEGKINIDKNDRELSTRGDDEDGQLYKSDKERSTDSTNIKDKSDKNSNTMNKNDEHYRSRSSSVKPKSYKRNMNRRRVSKVSEGSSVRRDLRDSYCDDNINNDKWSISKKACINKCNSTESGA